The Euphorbia lathyris chromosome 4, ddEupLath1.1, whole genome shotgun sequence genomic interval attGGTTAAAATtgacatgcaaatacatatataattacttgaacttaactttaagctcatgttaaaaactaattcataaaaactccaattaatcaaatgcatgtcaaaaatcaccacaaaaattcaattttctggaaaatatagagttatacatacatatatatatatatatacataaaaactcaaaagggtagttgataattacttacctTAGCAAAGAATTTGAAGAACACACTAAAAACGTCAAATATTCCCTATAAATCTACCTAGGACGAACCCACGCTACGAATCTCCAAATCCAAATCACACCGACCACAATGTGTATTAGAATTTCTAGAATCTACTGAAAAAAAATCAGCTCGATCGGACGGTGCAATCTCCGGAAATCAAATAATCATTGGAGCTGGGTCATCTTTGGTGTTTGAAGGAGAAGGAGAGTGTGATGGAGTGGATGATAAACATCCAAATCTTGGAATTGTGCTTAATTGATAGGCACGAAATCAGTATATAGGAATGTGATATTTAGAGTCCCAAGAAGGAAAATTTTCCTTTTTGGTCCCTctgaaatttattttcttttaaaacttaccctaaacttttaattttgcaCTTGAAGCTTAAAATTAtcctccaaactatatccataatactCAATTAACTCTCTAATCaatgaataaatataatgtaacCTAGTATTATGATATAATAGctaaaattaaggacacggatgtgacattAAGGGTCTCAAGTCGCTTAAACTAGTGATCTCGGATTCGAATCCTAGTATATACAAAAAACTTTAATTGTGAGAGGATTCACCTAAAATATGCTTGTAGAGTCTCGAATCGAGTAatcagaatatatatatatatatatatatatgtgtgtgtgtgtgtgtgtgtgtatgtaTAGAACTTAATAAAATTGGCCAAAGTCTTAAATTAGAATTAAAGTACTCTTTCTCTATCTCTTTTAATTACGAACAACTAATAGTGATTAAATTTTTTGGCATAATTCATGAACTAGGATTTGGTATAAATCTATACTTTTTGTCAACATTACTCCTATTAATTCTTATTAATGGATATCATCCACCTTCTTTCTAATTAAACATGCATTTCATTCGTTATCTTAATTTTTGACATCGTTTTCCAACCTAGTTTACCATCATTTATCACATATAAGCTCTCTCTAACATAAGAAGGTGTTCCAAGCCAATAAAAGAACAAAATAGCTAAGTAGGGATTCACTTTTTGAAAAAGCAATTTGAGATGTTAATTTACAAGAAAGTGATTCACATGGAGAAAATTTATATTCTATTCCTGCCCCATTTAATATTGTTATAGACAAAGACACATTCTTGTTGAAACAAATGAAACCTAAGCCACAAGCTATTGTTTGCTTATGTTAGCGGTGAAGAACACAACCCCAAACACACACATATACCACATtagatatttataaatttggataAAGTTCTAAATTTAGATGTTTTTCTTTCGATTTAACAAAAAGGAAATGAcatataaaagaaagaaaaacatgTCCATCACCGTCCATTTTTATTCAACTAGatgaatcaaattaattatactGTTTTAACAACACAATTCATAACTTATATAGCTTTTCTagagaatatatacatataaccAACATTGGttggaaaataataaaaagaatatcATAATCTGTTTTTCTCAAATTTacaaaaataatatgatatgtactttaaattaaaaaaaaattatatatatcaatataataataaaaattatagttCTTGTAAATTTTCcttaaaaagggaaaaaaatatAACCTCTTGTTTAGTAATGACAATCCACCAAAGCTGGCCCTGAAAATACAAGTGCAGATTTTTGTTGTTGATCTTGTTTCTGTTGCGTTTGTTGTTGATGTTGCGGTTGCTGCTTCGAAGCAAAGgcgatttgtttttcatcaTCCGGGGCGGGAAGATTGAGATCTAAATTCAAAGAAAGTAGGTTACTTTCTTTCTTGGGTTCGTGAGATTCCATAACGATTGGTGTTAATGACAAGCTTCTACTGGCAGCCGCGGAAGCTCCGACGGGTGCACGATGGCGGCGCATATGACCGCCTAAAGCTTGACCGGAGGTGAATTCAGCTCCACAAATTGAACACTCATGAACTTTATTAGCCTTGTTGTGATGGTGATTGAAATTCATGATACTTCTGGTTGAATTGGAATTAGAATTAGAAATATTGGTTAACTGAAGAGAAAGTGAAGAAATATCCTTATAATTATGAACATCGAGTTCTTCATCGGATGAATTATTAGCAACAGTCGAGTGTAATTTCTTTTCATCATTATCATTGTTGATTCCTTTAGGCTTCTTATGGCTAGCCCTATGCCCTCCCAATGCTTGAAAAGATGGAAATGTTCTGCAACATGTTTTGCACTCATAAACATAGTATCCAGCCTTACTAGAACCCGCCGCCGACCCCGTTTCCAAGAATCGTCTACTATTGAATTTGTTCCCATTGGCCATTGGAACAATGTTATTGTAAACTCCGGCAGTCGCAATAAAATTGTCATCATGTTTAGGTGAATCTCTAAAATGTCCTTGAGCAAGAAGAATAAGACAATTGGCcatatcttcttcttcctctgtaCTTTCATGGATAAATTCATGAGAAGTAGAAGGAGAAACATTTGTTGAGTTTTTGGCATCTACATCAAAAAGGATTGGCGATTGAACCCTTTGCCTCTTTGTTCTCTTCCCCTTCACAATATTGGCAGAGACTTCATCTGCAGCTTCCATTTTTCCTACACCACCTCAATGTATTTGTAAATTGGGGAAAATAAGAAGAAGATTAAAGGgagggagagagagaaaaaagaatgGTGGGGGTGTAGGAGGAAGCAAGGAAGAGGAGAGTGggattgtatatatatatagatctaTAAATATAGTGAATAAAAAGATAGGTGATAGATAGAGATGGTTTAATTTGGGTGACAGTTTTAATGGAGTCAAAAGGAGACCGTAAACAGTAAATTAGTGtgtgaataattaaaaaaaggaTGATGCATATTAACTTAAGAAATAAACACAAAAGAGAGTTATAAATAGGAGGGTTTAATTAATTCTAACAAGTTATGAGATTGAGGATCAAATAGAAAAGAAACTGATGTAACTGAAAAGATGATAAATTTAGAGAGATGAGAGTGTAAAAAATAGTTGGTAAATGAATGAGAGGAAGTTTGTTCAACATTAAGTCTGTTTCACATTCTCTTTCTCACACTTTTCCAACGCAAAACAATATTACAACAGCATAACCCCTTGTTTCCATCACCACCCAGTGTAACGCCCATtttcttaaaatattatataaaaagaaaacatcaatatatttatatatacaaatataaaatatttgacataaacatttatatcaaaacattaaaaaaacgttttatattatattatatatatatatatatatatatatatgttcgaGAACATTTCTTTCAAACCAAAACtttaacaatatatataatatttaaaataacaaTTAGTAAACAAAATTTATATAAACAACCCTATTGTCAACATTACTCTTTTAAAAAAACCAACGCCATCATTCATTAGGACATAATCATTATAGCTATAATACCTAGGAAGATGATTAACTTATCTTCGTCTTTCAGACCAATTTGACAATAATTCATTGTATCTCAAACTCATATCTCTTAAAACGATAATTCTAATTACCAAACACTCGTATATTATATATTGAACAATTGAAAtctcataaaattaaataagacAATCTAACATTGGCAATATCCTAAGATGGACAACTTCACATACTGGTCGATATGATATGAGCATCTTTAACCTCTAATACTTGTATAGTGTGGTGGAAAGGGGTGAGCTGTCGACTCAACAAAATAGTCAATTAAATACACGAAATAGACACATGCACATACAAAAGTTTTCATGCATTTAATTGATATGTTATCAAGCAACActtcaatagttaataataTTTAGTCAATTTATCTAAGAGTCTGCTTATCCTACACTAGTAATATCCAATGGTTGCATGACCATTAAATCATATTTTAGGTGTACCTTGTCGTAACAAATACTCGGTACCCCATTTTATCTCTAggtaccctatcgtaacaaatacaTGGTACTTTAACACTCTATCGTAACTATTTAATGTCTTTTGTGATTCATGTGCGAGCGTGCCAGTAATTTTgttgaaaaattacaaaacatgtGTCAAATCTAACTTCTAATCAGATGATTGTGTGAAAAGCTTAAAGGACATGAAAAAAGCTTAAAGTCCGTAGTTGAATCTAGAAGACTGATCTTAACTAATCTAAAAAATTGCCAAGAATGGTAAATAgacttgaattgaattgaatagtCTGGAATTTACAAGAATTGAATTGACAAGAATGACTAAGAACTTATAATAAAAAGATGAACGAATAAAGTAAAAATAACTAAGTTGCAGCCATTGAATCATTGTTGGAATTCTATTTGGTTTGTGTGTTGAGTTgtgtctttttcttttaatactAACTTCCAAGAGTATATAACCGCTTCATTCCCACTACTCTTGATTTTAATCAACTTCCAACTACTGGATATTCCTTGATTTCACGTGTTTTCCATTTTTAGCAAGTAAATTCCAACTTTTCGTAAGGAAGATCACGAATTCGCTAAGGTTGCTTCATAACTGCCAAATAAGAAAGTTTCCAACTGCTCAGCAAGGAAGTTCCATAACTGCCCAACTAGTAAGTTTCATAACTGCTCAGCAATGCCGGCCCTGGGCCTAGGCCAGGAGTGCGCTGGTCTAGGGCCCATGGTTGTAAGGGGGcccaaatattttttattagatgtgtgtgtgtgtatatatagtGTAAACCAAAATTTATGCAAAAGTGAATAAGTATCTCATTAGTTAAGATTATAATTGACATCCAAATCCCTCCAATtgcattttttttcaaaaaaaaacacaaatataCATTTAAAAACTTTGAATCCCTCGAagagcaaatttttttttctcagaaaaaaaagaattacACGAATATTTGACATTTAAAAACTTATTACAATGATGTTAAATAATACTTTAAATTAGGtgaaactaataaaatcattattttaaatatattttaaagattaaaactTATAAATTAAGTGTCGACTAAtgtttaaaatttatgaattgcggtctaaatttttttttaattggagtataaaatcatactttatttcttatatatgaaaaataataacatattaaaaagtaattttgatgatatgatttaattgtaattttgtaactaattgtgatattcatgtaaaaaaccataaaaattatttagcttttagagggtccaaataattaatattttaaacttaaaagagATCAATTTGATTTTTTGAATATAGATTGAGggttaatttaagaattaaactcATATTTAGCCTCTGTGGTATGCTAAATTTTGTCATATCATTTGCTAACATTTTTCTCTTGGAGTATTTCCATAAGtgacatttaacccattttgGATGAAAATTTTAtcgatttgttaatttttttgccAAATGACACAATTTTTTTACACGTGATATATACACTTgacaattgatttaattttttaccaaatagatttaatatgttgataaataagaaattaatgaaatacttttttatttatcatgtattgaaatatattttaactttttttacgtaaaatgtttttattaaagGAATTCatgaaaataattttcatgattataattttttataaatggCTCAAACACACAAAAATCATACGCCACTCTTCACTCTTTCTTACCTTCTACTTCTCTTCCATCCAAAGCAATCTCCATTAAATCTCATcaatcttcatcttcatcttcatcttcgtTTCAATTTCTAGCAAGTTCATTCTAATTTCTCCCGgggaataaaaaaatagaaataaaaacataaaactaaCAGAACTAACAgagggatacaattagcctttTATTTTTCACTTCCCCAACATGCTTCTAATTAATCTCCTCAAACAATAAAATATCCATTGGTCTTTGTCTAGTCCAAACAAATACAGAATCATAAGAAAAAACATAAATGCAGTACCTTAGAACCAAAAAAATGCACATCTAGTCAAATGGTACCTCAATTTTAAGGATGCCTTCTGAGTCAAATAAATACTTAGACTTCTTCTTAGTGGGATCCttctggttttttttttttttttggatatttTTTGTTGGAAATATTTGTTCACTTTTTTGCACTTGAACTGACATCGCAAGCTTGCTTTCTCTCTCGCGGCTTGTGTTTGCATTGTCCGGCTCTTTGTTTGATAAAGGAGTGGGATAGAACTCTAATGAGGAACTGCTATGAATTTCAGTAGCCCTTTTTCTTTGTTAAGGTTGATTAATCACTAGTAGATGTGCATATTCTTCTAACACAAGTATGAATTGTTTTAAGCATATGCTAAAGCCATCAACATCATCCAAATGTTTCATGCATTCTGACATCGCTTATAAACTGCTCCTCCTCATGTTTCCTTTGTGTCAAATTCATGGCATTGTGTTCCATGACCTTAACTAGAGAGATTTGCCTTGTGTTAACAGGTGCTTTTTCTACATCATGAGACACAGAAAAACTTGGATTCACTATTAAATTCATGATCGAGGGTTGACATCGTTTCTGGTCCCACCAAGCGTGCCATTTTATGTTTCGTCTTTTTTGGAATTATGTGAGCATGCTAGAAAGTCTGTAGAAAACTTACAAAAAGAGGTACTCTGACTTCTAAATCAAAAGGTTGTGTGAAAAGCTTAAAGGACATGAAAAAGGCTTAAAGTTCATAGTTGAATCTAGAAGACTAATCTTAACTAAACTGAAAAATTATCAATGGTAAATAgacttgaattgaattgaataatCTGGAATTGACAAGAATGACTAAGaacttataataaaaaaaaatgaacgaATAAAGTAAAAATAACTAAGTTGCAGCCATTTAAGAATTGTTGGAATTCTATTTGGTTTGTGTGTTGAGTTGTGTCTTTTTCTTCCAAGAAATCTCCTTTTAATACTAACTTCTAAGAGCATATAATTGCTCCATCTCCACTACTCCTTATTTTAATCCACTTCCAACTGCTGGATATTCCTTGATTTCACGTGTTTTCCATTTTTAGCAAGTAAGTTCCAACATTTTGTAAGGAAGATCCCGGATTCGCTAAGGTTGTTCCATAACTGCCAAATAAGAAAGTTCCCAACTGCTCAGTAGGGAAGTTCCACAACTGCCCAACTAGTAAGTTCCATAACTGCTCAATAAGTAAGTTCCCAACTGCTTTCTCTCCACTAACCCACATTCCACTCCACTAATTTTATTCCCACCAATTTCATGATTTCGCTGCTGTAAATCTTTGATTTAAGTTGACAATTACACATTTCAGCTAGAACAATTGGGCAATTACCAAATCGGCCCAAAACTTCAAATGTTACACAAATTTTGACGAAAAgagtaattaataaaataattacaaatcCAAGTCAGAATAATTGATAAAATCACTCAATCAGCCTGAATCCCATCAAATGACATAATTTTGACCAAACTAAGAAATTAATTacgaaattgacccaaattaaaatatgagtgAAATAGTAACATATACCTAATGTCAATTTAATCACAATAATCATATTTCTCAATTCAATTTTCAACCATTGAATATAATATCATAGGTAAGCCTCCAaacttataatttttaactttacATATCATCATAAATAATACCATTCTTAATTCAATTAATGTCACAAcgatcaaaatcaatttatcaAGTACACATGCCAAACTTATAGTTCATATCAAATAACAATTATTACTCTAGTCAAATATATCACTTAACGCAAATATACATGTGACATATcacataattaattaactatattTACCTCTAACACTAATGGAAAGGCTAACTAAGCGGTTctttattttctcaaaaaaaaaaaaaaaaaaactaagcgGTTCTTTTAGGTTTATCTTCCACTTGAGATATTGGATACGGTGAGGGATGGGTGGGTTGTCGGATTGTTTGCGGTGTTGTTTGGGTTGGTGGCGGAATGGCCGGAGTTTGGAGTGGCGCTATGTGAGTCGCCGGTGGTGGTGGTCATTACGGCCGTTATTGAGATCGGCGGCGCGGGATAGGGAGAGAAGGAGAAGTTAGGGTTTGGGAGGAAGAGAGAGATAGGATAGGGATTAGGTCTATGATACCATAATACAGTTTGAATCACTGAGTGTTTGTCATTGATGTATAATTCTATATAAATACAAAGTAGAGTTCACGTGTAGTGAATGACTAACAGATAGGTATGATAAGCTAACTGTCTGGATACTGGAGAAATTATACATTACGCCAGGCATACCACATCACACCATGGCCAATAAAAATTAGAcatatagaatttaaattaaatttaataattagaaaaaaaaaaatcctttctCTCTCGTTAACCGCCTTTCTCTCTTGTTAATGGCCTTTCCCTTCTCTTCTTGCTGCCCTTCCCTTTCTTCCTGCTGTCCTGAAATAGCTGCCGGCCAGATCCACCAAGCCGCGAAGAGATTTGAACCCATAAAATTAAAAcccatataattttaattttaattagtaaCAATCTTCTATTGGCGAGAGGTGGATCTTCTAATAATGGTAGAAGATGGATTTCTTATATAATTTCCAGATTTAAGACTTGAAACATATAAACAAACTCATATAATTTTTTCTCTAACAACTCTaagattcatattttttttgagaTTAAAGTTCAACATCCAGAAATCTCAAAACAGCTTCTTAAACTAGATTGGGTAATTTTGGATCATTAATCTCACTTGTTTCTTTCTCTCACCTCCAATTTAAGAATTTCACCTGCACTTTTTCATCAATGGCAATGTTAATAATGCTCTTAGTATCGAAACTCTGGaaagttttttaattttgatgtttACACCATCTCCTAGTCCGACTAGTTTACAATTCTCTCCACCACAGCACTTTATTTTATTGTCCTACCGATGAAAGAAGAAGAGTATGTTCGACCGCCGATTAACAGAAAATATATCTTTTTAATTATTGAAGCGGCAACAGCGAGAGAGGGGAAAGGCGCCGGCTACGGAAGGGTGGAGTTGGCTTTGACGGTGGTGTTAGTTTGGAAGAAGAGATAAAAAGAAGTATATAAGGATAGGGAATCAGATACAATCCTGCAAAATATAAACTCTGCCTATTAATGTGATTGTATCTTGTTTTATTACGTGCTATGTTTTTATTGGCTTGGCATGCCACATCAGTGATATGAGGCGTATACTAAAATTACTCATGGATACTGTGTAATCTACAACTAAAACAAtataatctttaataatatctAATACTCTTACGGGCCCGTAAATTTCCTGCATTATTTCTCTGATACGTTGTATGTCCTCGACATTAGTTGCACCTTCTGTATGCACTTGTGGCATCCTGATGTTGTTAAAATCTCGGTTTCGCCCATTACCCTCTCAAGCTACGATTGTGGTTGTCCCCCTAGTACTCAGATTGGTTGCTGGGCTAGTTTGTGCTTTATAATGATATGCAACTATTCGTATTGGAACATGATCTTCGTATGACCCATTCTCCTCGTCCattgtattttatattttcttcaCGGGCTGGTGGTGGTCTGCACTTCTTGCCCCTAGTTGCATTTTCTTTTACATTTTCGGTTGCTTCGTTATTATTGGACTTTGAAAGCATTTCCATGCATCCTTTAGGGATCTTCCCGACTTCACTAGCCAAGTCGATAATGCTTGCCTCGATAGTTGGGACTTTGTTTGCCTATTGCATAACCTCATGTAGACCtgacaattatcgtgttcgtgtcgtgtcatttcggattcgtgtcaaaaagagtaaatccaaacccaatccaaaaactttcgtgtcaaagtcgtgttaacctgttcgggttagtgtcgatttcgtgtcgcgttttcgggttcacatatcaacactaacccaacccaaatgagtgtgtcagtttcgtgtcaacccaaaaatgaccattgcctattaagctcaacactaactCTAAAAATTCGTAtcgtgtaatcgggtcgtgtgtcgtTTTGCCACCTCTAACCTCATGGTTAGGCTTTATCAGTTGTGCCATGTCAGCTAAATAACTTTCCATCCTGTTCATCATTAGTTTGTTTTGATGGAGTGCATCTCATAGTGTTGTGGTTCTAACAATATTATCTTCAAATTGGTTTACGGTCTCCGCTACGCCATCGTCATTTGTTTCTTGACCGAGGTTTTCACCCGAGTCGGAAACAACTTGCtccttttttgttctttttagtgGCATCCTTCGAGAATAAGTTCGAAGGCCAATGTTTTCGGATTGATTGTGctgtaaaaataattataattggaaTAGACTTTGCACCAACATATAGCTCAAACCAAACGAAATATTAAATGTAAACAAATCAACAAAGATAAACAGAGATTGAAATGAATAACTAAAATGAC includes:
- the LOC136227929 gene encoding zinc finger protein ZAT5, with the protein product MEAADEVSANIVKGKRTKRQRVQSPILFDVDAKNSTNVSPSTSHEFIHESTEEEEDMANCLILLAQGHFRDSPKHDDNFIATAGVYNNIVPMANGNKFNSRRFLETGSAAGSSKAGYYVYECKTCCRTFPSFQALGGHRASHKKPKGINNDNDEKKLHSTVANNSSDEELDVHNYKDISSLSLQLTNISNSNSNSTRSIMNFNHHHNKANKVHECSICGAEFTSGQALGGHMRRHRAPVGASAAASRSLSLTPIVMESHEPKKESNLLSLNLDLNLPAPDDEKQIAFASKQQPQHQQQTQQKQDQQQKSALVFSGPALVDCHY